From Solibaculum mannosilyticum:
GCCGCCACTCGTAAGGCTCAAGGATTTGCCGAAGTATCTTTGACCATCGATAATTCCGACCGCCGCATCGATTTTGACAAAGACACCGTCACCGTTACCCGCCGGTATTACCGGTCGGGAGATTCTGAGTACATGCTCAACAAGACCAATGTCCGGCTGAAGGATATCAACGAGCTGTTTATGGATACCGGTCTGGGCCGGGATGGGTATTCCATCATCGGGCAAGGGAAGATCGCCGATATTGTGGCCTCCCGGTCGGAGGACCGCCGGGAGATCTTTGAGGAAGCGGCCGGCATCTCCAAATACCGCTACCGCAAGCACGAGGCAGAACGGAGGCTGGAAAAAGCCGAGGAGAATTTGGTTCGGCTGCGGGATATTTTATCGGAACTGGAAAGTCGCGTCGGCCCCCTGAGAGAACAGGCGGAAAAAGCGCAGAAGTTTTTGGTGTATGCCGAACAGAAGCGCGGGTTGGAAATCGGCATCTGGATGCGTCAGATTGATCGTGCAAGCGAGGTGTTAAGGGATCACGAGCAGAAGCTCCTGGTGGCGCAGGGACAGCATGACGAATTGGAGAAAAAGCTCAACAGCATGGAATCCGAAATGGAAGAGGTGCAGTCCCAGAGCGCCCGCCAGACAGCGCTCATTGATGAAATACGGCGTTCTTCCTCCCGGTTGGAAGAGGAAGCTGTGCGCATGGAGGGACAAGTCCAGGTGCTGGAGAACACCGTCTCTCACAATCGGCAGTCCATCGCGCGGCTTCAGGAGGAGCTCAAAAAGTCGGCTTCTACCGACGAGGGGATTCGACAGGAGATTGAGCAACGTCAGGAAAAGATAAGGGATATCAGCCAAAGGAAAATACAGCTTTCTAAGAAGCTGGAAGATGTCCGGCAGGAGATGGAACAGCTTGTAAGTCAAAGTGCCGGTCACTCGAGTCAGATGGAAAGCCTCTCGGCCTCCCTTAACCGATTGGTGTCCAAGGCCGCAGATGCTAGAGTGGAGGCGGTGACCGCTCAGTCGTCCATTCAGGCCTTGGATCAGCGGAGGGAGGCTGTAGCCCGTACCCTGGAGCAGCAAGGCGCAACCATCGCACAGGCAAAAGACGACTTGGAGGATTTGGAGCAGGGCTTTGATCAACTGGAGGATGAAGCTCAGTCCCTGCAAAATGCCGTAAAGGGATATGAAATACGGGTGGCATCCCGTCGGGAGAAAGTGGCTCAATGCAAGCGATCGGCCGATCAACTGCGTTTGGATGCCTCTGAGATGCTCCGCCGGATCTCCTTACTCGAAGAGATGGAACGCAGTCTGGAGGGCTTTACCCAGAGTGTAAAACTCATCATGAAGCAGGCAAAGCGAGGAGTGCTGAGAGGGATTCACGGGCCGGTTTCCCATCTGATCCAAGTGCCGGGAGAATACGCTTTGGCTGTGGAGACGGCGCTTGGAGGAGCTATGCAGAACATTGTCACCTCTACGGAAGTCGATGCCAAGGCAGCCATCCAGCATCTGAAAAGCAACCGGGGAGGCAGAGCGACTTTTTTGCCGATAGGCTCCATTCAGGGCCGAAGGTTACAAGAGTCCGATCTGGATGATTGTTGGGGTTTTGTGGGACTCGCCGCCGACCTCATTCAATTTGACCGCCAGTATGAGGGGATCTTTTTGTCCCTTTTGGGCAGGACAGTGGTAGCTGAGGATCTGGACAGTGCTACGACCATAGCCAAGCGATACCATTATCGATTCCGAGTGGTGACCTTGGATGGACAGGTAGTCAATGCCGGCGGTTCTTTGACCGGCGGTTCTCATGTAAAAGGGGCAGGGCTTTTAAGCCGCCGCAATGAGATCGACGCTTTGAGGCAAAAGGCGGATCATCTTTCTTCACAAGCTGAAGAGGCAAAATCGTTTTTGCATACCGCAGAACAGGATCTGGCAGCAGCGGAAGCCCAGCTCAGCGGTGCAAAAGGGGAGCTGGCCACAGTAAATGAGGATAAAATTCGTCTGGAGAGCGAATTGAAGCGCCTGAAGGAACAACTTTTGGCTGCACAAAAAAACGAGCAGGAACTCAAAAGGGAAGCTGATCGGTCGAGCAGTGAACGGGAAAATCTGCTGAAAAAGCAGGAGAATGCCATGGCCCGTGCCGATCAGATTTATCGGGAAAAGGCGCAGCTGGAAGCACGTATGGCAGAATTGGCTGGAGGTCAGGACGAGCTTCAGCAAAAGAGGGAAAACCTGGCGGCGCAAAGCGAGCAGATTCGTCTGGAGCTTCTGGCCTCGCAAAAGGACATGGATGCTTTACAAAGCATCATCCAGGATTTGAAGTCCCGTCTGGAAGGGCAGGCTGATCGAGAACAGCATCTGCGCCAAGAGATGGCATCCTATGAGGCGCAGAATGGAGCTATTGCCTGTCAGATACAAGAATTGACTACTCAAGCGGCAGAAAAACGCAGCGAGGCCAAAGGAGCCGGACGGCGTATTGATCAAATCAACGAAAGGCGCAGCCAACTGGAACGCAGGTTCCATGAACTGCGCCAGGAGGAGCGATCTTGTTCTGCCCAGAGGGAGTTGGTCAGCCGGGAACTTGCGCGGCTGGAAGAACGCAAACAAAGCGTCCAGAAGGATTATGACAGCATTATCAAAAAGCTGTGGGATGAATATGAGCTGACCCGCCGTGAAGCGCAGGGATTGGCATCCCCTGTGGAGGAGCTCAGTAAAGCCCAGCGGGAATTGAATGAAATCAAAGCCAAGATCAGGGCGTTAGGTAACGTCAATGTGGGAGCAGTGGAGGAATACAAAGAGGTCAGCGGCCGATATGAATTCATGCGGGAGCAGATCGACGATGCAGAGAGGGCACGCAATCAGCTTTATCAGATGATTCACGACCTGACGACCAAGATGCAGGATTTATTTTTGGATCGGTTCCGACAGATCAATCAGAATTTTGGAGAGATTTTTGCAGAACTGTTTGGCGGAGGAAGGGTATCGTTGCGCCTCACCGATCCGGAAGATGTGCTTCGTTCCGGCATTGAGATATCGGTACAGCCTCCAGGTAAGATCATCACCCACCTGGATTCCCTCTCAGGAGGGGAAAAGGCACTGGTGGCAATCGCCCTTTATTTTGCCATTTTGCGGGTCAGTCCGGCGTGCTTCTGCATCCTGGATGAAATTGAAGCGGCGTTGGACGACGTCAATGTGGACCGGTTTGCCGCCTATCTGCGCCGCATGTGTGAAAACACACAGTTTATTGTCATCACCCACCGCCGCGGCACCATGGAGGAGGCTGACGTATTGTACGGCGTCACCATGCAGGAGGAAGGCGTTTCCAAGCTCCTTGAGCTCAAAGCCTCGGAGGTGGAAGAAAAACTGGGCCTTCGTTGAATGTGTTGGTCCAAGATAGAAGAATAAAAGAGGAAAGGAAGTGTCCTGCGTATGGGACTGTTTTCAAAGATTAAAGAAGGACTGAAAAAGACAAGGGATTCGGTGGCAAGTAAGGTCAATATGGTGCTCAATTCCTTTACCAAAATCGACGAGGAATTATTTGAGGATTTGGAAGAGGCATTGGTCATGGCCGATGTGGGACTTCCCACCGCCGAACGCATCTGTGAACAACTTCGTGCCAAAGTCAAGGAACAAGGGGTCACCGATCCGCAGGAGGTCCGCGGTTTAATCAAGGAGATCATCACCGAGATGATGGAGGGGGGAGAAGATCTTCGTATTTCCACCAGTCCGTCGGTGATCTTGGTCATCGGCGTCAATGGTGTGGGAAAGACCACCACTATCGGCAAACTGGCAGCGCATCTCAAAGATGACGGGAAAAAGGTCATTTTAGCCGCAGCCGATACCTTCCGTGCCGCCGCCATCGACCAGCTACAGATTTGGGCCGACCGTGCCGGTGTAGATATGGTGCGCCATGCCGAAGGTTCCGATCCGGCCGCAGTGGTGTTTGATGCTTTGACAGCAGCCAAAGCCCGTCACGCCGATGTGGTGATCTGCGATACCGCCGGACGTCTGCACAACAAGAAAAATCTCATGGATGAACTGGGCAAGATCAGCCGCGTCATCCAGCGGGAATTGCCCGATTCCGATCAAGAAGTCCTGCTGGTGCTGGACGCCACCACCGGCCAGAACGCCGTCAACCAGGCCAGGGAATTTAAGAATACCGCCGGTATCACCGGTATCGTGCTGACTAAATTGGATGGGACGGCCAAGGGTGGCGTGGTCATCGCCATTCGGGAGGACTTGAAGGTACCGGTCAAGATGATCGGCGTGGGGG
This genomic window contains:
- the smc gene encoding chromosome segregation protein SMC: MLLKSLEIQGFKSFPDKTKLTFGAGITAVVGPNGSGKSNISDAVRWVLGEQSTRTLRGAKMEDVVFAGAATRKAQGFAEVSLTIDNSDRRIDFDKDTVTVTRRYYRSGDSEYMLNKTNVRLKDINELFMDTGLGRDGYSIIGQGKIADIVASRSEDRREIFEEAAGISKYRYRKHEAERRLEKAEENLVRLRDILSELESRVGPLREQAEKAQKFLVYAEQKRGLEIGIWMRQIDRASEVLRDHEQKLLVAQGQHDELEKKLNSMESEMEEVQSQSARQTALIDEIRRSSSRLEEEAVRMEGQVQVLENTVSHNRQSIARLQEELKKSASTDEGIRQEIEQRQEKIRDISQRKIQLSKKLEDVRQEMEQLVSQSAGHSSQMESLSASLNRLVSKAADARVEAVTAQSSIQALDQRREAVARTLEQQGATIAQAKDDLEDLEQGFDQLEDEAQSLQNAVKGYEIRVASRREKVAQCKRSADQLRLDASEMLRRISLLEEMERSLEGFTQSVKLIMKQAKRGVLRGIHGPVSHLIQVPGEYALAVETALGGAMQNIVTSTEVDAKAAIQHLKSNRGGRATFLPIGSIQGRRLQESDLDDCWGFVGLAADLIQFDRQYEGIFLSLLGRTVVAEDLDSATTIAKRYHYRFRVVTLDGQVVNAGGSLTGGSHVKGAGLLSRRNEIDALRQKADHLSSQAEEAKSFLHTAEQDLAAAEAQLSGAKGELATVNEDKIRLESELKRLKEQLLAAQKNEQELKREADRSSSERENLLKKQENAMARADQIYREKAQLEARMAELAGGQDELQQKRENLAAQSEQIRLELLASQKDMDALQSIIQDLKSRLEGQADREQHLRQEMASYEAQNGAIACQIQELTTQAAEKRSEAKGAGRRIDQINERRSQLERRFHELRQEERSCSAQRELVSRELARLEERKQSVQKDYDSIIKKLWDEYELTRREAQGLASPVEELSKAQRELNEIKAKIRALGNVNVGAVEEYKEVSGRYEFMREQIDDAERARNQLYQMIHDLTTKMQDLFLDRFRQINQNFGEIFAELFGGGRVSLRLTDPEDVLRSGIEISVQPPGKIITHLDSLSGGEKALVAIALYFAILRVSPACFCILDEIEAALDDVNVDRFAAYLRRMCENTQFIVITHRRGTMEEADVLYGVTMQEEGVSKLLELKASEVEEKLGLR
- the ftsY gene encoding signal recognition particle-docking protein FtsY — its product is MGLFSKIKEGLKKTRDSVASKVNMVLNSFTKIDEELFEDLEEALVMADVGLPTAERICEQLRAKVKEQGVTDPQEVRGLIKEIITEMMEGGEDLRISTSPSVILVIGVNGVGKTTTIGKLAAHLKDDGKKVILAAADTFRAAAIDQLQIWADRAGVDMVRHAEGSDPAAVVFDALTAAKARHADVVICDTAGRLHNKKNLMDELGKISRVIQRELPDSDQEVLLVLDATTGQNAVNQAREFKNTAGITGIVLTKLDGTAKGGVVIAIREDLKVPVKMIGVGEQIDDLQPFDAKAFADALFNEEEER